In Euphorbia lathyris chromosome 10, ddEupLath1.1, whole genome shotgun sequence, a single genomic region encodes these proteins:
- the LOC136209636 gene encoding large ribosomal subunit protein eL24, protein MVLKTELCRFSGAKIYPGKGIRFIRSDSQVFLFANSKCKRYFHNRLKPSKLTWTAMYRKQHKKDIAQEAVKKRRRAAKKPYSRSIVGATLEVIQKRRAEKPEVRDAAREAALREIKERIKKTKDEKKAKKAEVMAKTQKTGGKGNVPKSGASKGPKLGGGGGKR, encoded by the exons ATGGTTCTCAA GACTGAGCTATGTCGTTTTAGTGGAGCCAAGATTTATCCTGGTAAAGGCATCAGATTCATTCGCAGTGATTCTCAG GTGTTCCTGTTCGCTAATTCGAAGTGCAAGAGGTATTTCCACAACCGACTAAAGCCATCCAAGCTTACATGGACAGCCATGTATAGGAAGCAACATAAGAAG GATATTGCTCAAGAGGCTGTGAAGAAGAGGAGACGTGCTGCCAAGAAGCCTTATTCTAGGTCAATTGTCGGTGCTACCTTGGAGGTTATCCAGAAGAGAAGAGCAGAGAAGCCAGAAGTTCGTGATGCTGCCAGAGAAGCTGCTCTTCG TGAAATCAAGGAAAGAATCAAGAAAacaaaagatgaaaagaaagcCAAGAAGGCAGAAGTGATGGCTAAGACCCAGAAGACTGGAGGAAAAGGTAATGTACCCAAGAGTGGTGCATCAAAGGGTCCCAAActtggtggtggtggtggaaaGCGTTGA